A genomic window from Periweissella cryptocerci includes:
- a CDS encoding QueT transporter family protein — MDNVQTKTAVKVKIKPAAQIALIGVVAAMYVVITAFIAPFSFGPVQLRLSEMLNHLAAFNKRYIVAVTLGVVIANMFFGLGIIDVIAGSLQTLIMTSLAYLLTRKVKSTIVKLSITTVITTLMMWVIALELPVVLHQKMLFWPTYISLMIGELGSMVIGGVIVYALSKRVDLTE; from the coding sequence ATGGATAATGTACAAACAAAAACAGCAGTAAAGGTAAAAATAAAGCCTGCTGCACAAATTGCTTTGATTGGGGTTGTTGCCGCTATGTATGTGGTAATTACAGCATTCATAGCACCTTTTTCTTTTGGACCTGTTCAATTACGCTTGTCAGAAATGCTTAATCATTTGGCGGCATTTAATAAGCGTTATATTGTTGCCGTTACTTTAGGTGTTGTTATTGCTAACATGTTTTTTGGGTTAGGGATTATTGATGTAATTGCAGGGAGTTTGCAGACCCTTATAATGACTTCTCTTGCGTATTTGCTGACGCGCAAGGTTAAATCGACAATCGTCAAATTAAGCATCACAACGGTTATCACAACGTTAATGATGTGGGTGATTGCATTGGAACTACCAGTTGTGCTGCATCAAAAAATGCTCTTTTGGCCAACTTACATTAGCTTAATGATTGGTGAACTTGGTTCCATGGTTATTGGTGGAGTTATCGTGTATGCCTTAAGTAAACGGGTTGATTTGACTGAATAA